One window from the genome of Alnus glutinosa chromosome 13, dhAlnGlut1.1, whole genome shotgun sequence encodes:
- the LOC133853912 gene encoding putative glycerol-3-phosphate transporter 4, translating to MRRIPPGILLIRRIRGRDWTLATYRYVVLLVTFIAYACYHASRKPTSIVKSVLCPYPNRPPGRYPWPIGNVFMKENFMDNDKTTSRKMGWPPFNGPDGTSKLGEIDVAFLACYSLGMYVAGHLGDTLDLRLFLTTGMIGSGIFIGLFGMGYFWNVHVFWFFLVMQMVAGLFQATGWPSVVAVIGGWFGKRKRGLIMGIWNAHTSVGNISGSLLAAAVLEYGWGWSFIVPGAFIVMGGLMVYLFLPAYPEDVGFTSPRGSASNLEVVPNDQEARIRKEDVEAGEINVVSEHGSVNRRSVGLLEACLIPGVIPFALCLFFAKLVAYTFLYWLPFYLSHTEIGGEYVSVKSAGNLSTLFDVGGIVGGILAGYVSDKLNAWATTAACFMYAAIPSMLLYRTYGYISQTVNIVLMMIAGLFINGPYALITTAVSADLGTHSSLRGDSRALATVTAIIDGTGSVGAALGPLLTGFISTKGWDAVFVMLMIGALVVGLLLSRLIIAEIAEKTCKPMPQSSNQRSLGDFVYKVIKLGNIEVLLAKLY from the exons ATGAGGCGAATCCCACCTGGAATTTTGCTCATAAGAAGAATTAGAGGTAGGGATTGGACCCTTGCTACCTATAGATATGTGGTTTTGTTGGTTACATTCATTGCATATGCTTGCTATCATGCTTCTCGAAAACCCACTAGCATAGTTAAGAGCGTGTTGTGTCCTTACCCCAATAGGCCCCCCGGGCGGTACCCTTGGCCGATTGGCAATGTGTTTATGAAGGAGAACTTTATGGATAATGACAAAACTACATCGAGAAAAATGGGTTGGCCTCCATTTAATGGACCAGATGGGACGTCGAAATTAGGGGAGATTGATGTTGCATTTCTAGCATGTTACTCTTTGGGAATGTATGTTGCCGGGCATTTGGGAGATACTTTGGACCTCCGGCTGTTTTTAACAACTGGGATGATTGGGAGTGGAATTTTTATTGGGTTATTTGGGATGGGATATTTTTGGAATGTGCATGTCTTTTGGTTTTTCCTTGTAATGCAAATGGTTGCCGGATTGTTTCAGGCAACAGGTTGGCCTTCGGTTGTTGCTGTTATTGGTGGTTGGTTTGGGAAGCGAAAGAGGGGTTTGATAATGGGTATTTGGAATGCCCATACTTCTGTTGGGAATATTAGTGGGTCTCTTCTTGCTGCTGCCGTCTTGGAATATGGGTGGGGCTGGTCTTTTATAGTTCCAGGTGCATTTATTGTAATGGGAGGGTTAATGGTTTACTTGTTCTTGCCTGCTTACCCTGAGGATGTTGGATTTACCAGCCCACGTGGTTCAGCTTCGAATTTAGAGGTAGTTCCTAATGACCAAGAAGCTCGTATAAGAAAAGAAGATGTGGAGGCAGGGGAAATTAATGTTGTGTCCGAGCATGGGTCAGTGAATAGGAGAAGCGTCGGGCTACTTGAAGCTTGTTTGATACCAGGAGTGATACCATTTGCATTGTGCCTTTTCTTCGCGAAGCTTGTGGCCTACACGTTTCTGTACTGGTTACCATTTTATCTAAGTCATACAG AAATTGGTGGAGAGTATGTTTCTGTGAAATCTGCTGGAAATCTCTCTACCTTGTTTGATGTAGGGGGTATTGTTGGTGGAATCCTTGCTGGCTATGTATCCGATAAACTTAATGCATGGGCTACTACAGCTGCCTGCTTCATGTATGCTGCAATTCCTTCAATGCTATTATATCGCACATATGGATATATCTCACAGACCGTCAACATTGTACTTATGATGATTGCTGGCTTGTTTATAAATGGGCCCTATGCACTCATTACTACTGCAGTTTCCGCAGACCTAGGCACACACAGTTCTCTTAGAGGGGATTCTCGAGCGCTGGCAACAGTGACTGCCATAATTGATGGTACTGGATCAGTTGGTGCGGCTCTTGGCCCTCTTCTTACTGGTTTTATATCCACAAAGGGATGGGATGCAGTTTTTGTGATGCTGATGATTGGTGCTCTTGTTGTCGGGCTTCTTTTGTCACGTTTGATCATAGCTGAAATTGCTGAGAAAACTTGCAAACCAATGCCTCAATCCAGCAACCAGCGAAGTCTTGGAG ATTTTGTTTACAAAGTTATCAAACTTGGCAATATTGAAGTGCTTCTTGCCAAGCTCTATTGA
- the LOC133854748 gene encoding classical arabinogalactan protein 9-like, protein MALPRAMLIMLTISLTFVTSSIAQVPSSAPTTSIAMPPTTPTATSPSSVGTPPKSSAAPPTSTATPPTISTPPPASTPVSSPPPASSPASTQSPSPSTTSPQSPSPSTTSPQSPSPSTTSPPSPAPEISSSSPESPPSPTPVPPSQAPANATQDEGSTAFAHGSSMALLALFGGIALLA, encoded by the coding sequence ATGGCTCTCCCACGTGCCATGCTCATCATGCTAACCATCTCACTCACCTTCGTAACATCCTCCATTGCTCAAGTTCCTTCGTCGGCACCCACGACCTCCATCGCCATGCCACCGACCACCCCCACCGCTACTTCACCGAGCTCCGTTGGTACCCCGCCAAAAAGCAGTGCAGCTCCTCCAACCAGCACAGCTACCCCACCAACCATTTCCACACCTCCCCCGGCTTCCACTCCGGTTTCATCACCCCCACCGGCGTCGAGCCCAGCAAGCACACAGAGTCCAAGCCCATCTACTACAAGCCCACAGAGTCCAAGCCCATCTACTACAAGCCCACAGAGTCCAAGCCCATCTACTACAAGCCCACCGTCTCCTGCGCCAGAAATATCATCTTCATCGCCTGAGTCTCCTCCTTCCCCAACACCAGTGCCGCCATCACAGGCTCCGGCCAACGCGACACAGGACGAAGGCAGTACTGCTTTTGCTCATGGAAGCAGCATGGCCTTGCTAGCATTGTTCGGAGGGATTGCACTCCTTGCTTGA